In Brevibacillus marinus, the genomic window TCATGTCCGGTCGCAGGACGACGGTATGCCCTTGTTTGTCGAGCAGTTTGAACATCCGCTCGCCTGTGGTCAGACTCGCTTCCCCTACTGTGTCGTAGTACTCCAGTGAAGGCGTGGCAATTTCCAGATACCCCCACTTTTCGATCTCTCCCCGCAGCGCTGCCTCCAAATAGCGCTGTTTCGCCAGGGACTCCGGCAGCATGTCGCGCATGCCGAGCGGCTTTTCAAATCCTAACGGCTTAGCCATCTGACGCCTCCCCCGCACACTTTACTCTGCTAATGAACTAAAGTGAGTTAGTAGAACTGTACCACTAAAGCGGGAAATGGTCAACATCTGCACCCGTATTTTGACAATTGAGAAAAAAAGGGGCGTTCCCTGTCACCGCCGGCTCGCCTGCCGGCAATAGCAAAAAGCCCGGCAAACCTGTCCACAAACAGCGTGAACCGTTCACCGGCCAAACGGGAAATGCGGGAGGGCAGCTCATTCGGGCGCTCATTCGGGCCCGCGGATCACCTGCATCGGATTGCCGCCGACAAAACTGCCGGCCGGGATATCCTTATGCACCACGGTACCGGCTGCGACGATCGCGCCATCGCCGATCGTCACGCCCGGCAGGATCATGCTGTTCGCACCGATCAGCACACCGTCGCCGATCCGCACCTCGCCCAAGCGGTACTCGTCGACGAGGTACTCGTGGGCCAGGATGGTGGTATTGTAGCCGATCACGCAGTTTTTCCCCACCTTGATCAGCTCGGGAAACATGATGTCTACCATCACCATCAGGGCGAAGGCGGTCTGTTCCCCCACTTCCATCCCCAGCAGCTTGCGGTACATCCAGTTTTTCCACGACAAAAACGGCGTGTAACGGGAGAGCTGGATGACGATAAAGTTTTTGATCACTTTCCAGAAGCTGACGGTTCGGTACAGCTGCCAAAGCGGGTTGGCCCCTTTCACCTGGTATCGTCTCGTGTTTCGCATCTGCCTGCTAGCTCCTTGTTTTGGGATCTGGACTTGGCACGGCCGGAGGTTACAGATCCGGTTCACTGTCTTCGATCGTGTCCGTCAACCGCTTGGAGAAGTGCACGGCGGCGTTGTAGCCCATCCGCTTCAAACGGTAGTTCATCGCCGCGACTTCGATAATCACGGCCAGGTTGCGGCCGGGGCGCACCGGAATCGTCAGCACGGGAAGTTCGGTGTCGATAATCTTCATTTTTTCTTCGTCCAGTCCGAGACGCTCATACTGTTTGTGCTGGTCCCACAGTTCCAGTTTGACCACCATGGCGATATTTTTGAAGTTCCGTACCGCGCCCGCACCAAACATGGTCATCACATTGATAATCCCCACTCCGCGAATCTCCAGGAGGTGCTGAATCAGCTCGGGTGCACTCCCGATCAGCTGCCCTTCCTGGGTTTGCCGGATTTCCACCGCGTCGTCCGCGACCAACCGGTGACCGCGCTTCACCAGTTCCAGCGCTGTCTCACTCTTGCCGATGCCGCTTGCGCCGACGATGAGGACGCCCACCCCGTAGATGTCGGTCAGCACGCCGTGCAGGGTTGTTGTCGGCGCGAGTCGATTTTCCAGGAAATTTGTCAGCTTGCTGACGAGGCTGGTGGTGGCCAACGGCGACTGCAGAACCGGCACGTTCCGCTCGTTGGAGATCTCCAGCATCTCCGGGACCGCTTCCTGGTTGCGGGTCACACAAAAACAAGGCGTCTGCTCATCCATCAGGAAGCGCATGCGCTCCAGCCGTTCTTCCCGGCTCAGCGTGCGCAGAAAGCCCATCTCGGTCAAGCCGAACAGCTGAATCCGTTCCGCGGGATAGTGGGAATAATAGCCTGCCAACTGCAGGCCCGGGCGGCTCAAGTCGGTTACCGTGATTTCCCGCCCGAGACCATCCCCGCCGCTCAGGATTTTCATCTGAAACTGCTGAACCACATTGCTCACTCTCGTTTTTCGCATAGGTTTCTCCTTTTTTCCCAAGGCTTTGGGCCGCTTCCGCTCTTCCTCTATTGTAGCCAATTGGCCGACTCGCCGACAACCTTTCACGGATGGCCCCGCTTGGGCTGATCGTTTACATTCGACACGATTTTTTTTAAGATAAAAGTGGATTCGTGGACTTGTGAATCTTTCGACAGCATGCGCTAACTCACCTGTAGAGAAAAAGGAGGGCGGCCGATGAATAGCCTGCTAGACTTTCTCCTGCTGAACGTGCCCGAAGCATTCGTCGTCCTCATGGTTGGTTTGGCCGTCTTCAATCAATCGATTCTTTCCAAGTGGAAGCAGGGACTCCTGTTCAGCTTCCTGTACGGAAGCGCCAGTTTTTTGTTGACACAGCTCGGATTATCCGTGGACGTGAAAGTGTTTCTGCTGCTGGTCTTGATGTTTCTGCTCGTCTACTGGCTGATCGAACGTACATACTGGATCGCGCTGGTCATCTGCGCCAGCTCGTTTTCCCTTTTTTTTCTGTTTGAATTCTTTATTATCCTATTTTTTCAGACGTTTTCCGTCAGCCTGAATGAAATAAAAGAAAACAGACTGTATCTCTACTCGGCTGTCTGGTCGTACTACTTGCTGCTGCTTGCGGTAACGGTGATCCTGCGGGCGATCCGCTTCGACATACGCAAGCTGATGCCGCAGGCCAAGCTCAACCGGTATCTGACGCTGTTGATCCTCACGGGCAGTGTCGAGTTTTTCTTGATCTTGTTTACGAGCACGCATTACTACCTGGCGGAAATCAACCTGCTGCCCACTTTTTACCTGGAGCACGTGCCCATGCTGAACTGGGTGATCCTCGTCCTGTTTATTGTGATTGCCTTTTTGTTCTGGGTCTACTTGAGTCTGACGATTGATCGGGTGGAAGCGGAAACAGAGACTCCTTATTTGCAAAACATCAACGAACTGCTGACGGCAATCCGCTCCATCAAGCACGATTCCGTCAATCACTACACCGCCATTCTCGGCTTCCTGAAAGTCGGGATGTACGAAATGGCCTCCGACTACGTGAAGCAGCTGTTGCAGGAAACCACGGACGTGGTGAAAGTGGTCGACGGCGTAAAAAGTCCGGCTGTTTCCGCGCTGCTGCACGCCAAGATGGCCGTCTGCATGGCCGAACGGATCCAATTCACGGTACATATTTCTTCGCAAACGCAATTTTCCTTTATCCGAACGTACGACCTGATCAAGGTACTGGGCAACCTGCTCGACAATGCGATTGCCGCCACGCTGGAAGAACCGGAGGAAAACCGCTACGTCACGCTGAACTGGGAGGATACGGACAAGGAGCGCTACCTCTCGATCGAAAACAGCGGTCCGACCATTCCTGACGACAAACTGGACGAGATCTTTCAGCTTGGTTATACCACCAAGCAATACGGCGAAGGCGGCGTGGGCCTGGCTGTGGTAAAAAAAGTGATCCACGCCTATGGCGGCAAAATCTCGGTATACTCCAACAGCGGCATCACGCGGTTCCATATTTCGTTTCCAATCTAGTCGCGAGGAGGGGAAACTAGGTGAGTTGGACGGAGAAGCTGGCCGACCGGCTGGCGGCAAAACTGGTCACGGAAGACACCCCCTATACACGGGGACAGATCGCGCACGGGCTGGAAATCGTGCTCCTGCAGCTCCTCAACCTCGCGTTTTTGCTGGTGGTTTCCTATCTGCTGGACGCCTTTGGCGAGGCGCTGGTGGTCGCCGTGGTCTACACTCTCCACCGGAACTTTACCGGCGGCGTCCATTTCAAAAGCCAGTCAGCCTGCTTTTACATCGGCAATGCGCTGCTGATCGGGGCGGCGCTCCTCGTCAAATACCTGCCGCCGCTCGCTGACGCTGCCGCTTATGGCCTGGTTTTGTCGGTGTTTGCCCTCTCCTTCGCCTTGAACCGGCGGTATGCGCCGGCCAAGCACACCTATGTGGAATACGACGAGTCAATTATCAAGCGAAACCGAACCATCGTCGGCAGGCTGCTAGTATTTGGTTGTCTATTTTCCCTCGTGCTGGTATACTTTTCTTATAGCAAACTAGCATTCTCTTACACCGTCGCCGTTCTGCTCCAGTCGATACTCCTCCACCCGTTCAGCTACCGCTTGGTTGGAGGTATCGAACAAATTTTTAACAAAGGGGTTGATCCATGATGTGGAAAAAAGTGATCAAACAGGCCAACAACTTCTTGGCATCCGTATCCGCACTCAACCTGTCAGGAAAATGCTGCACGGGGCACCTGCACGAGCCGAAACCGCCTCATCTGCGCGAATCAAAATAATTCTCTGACAGGAATTTGCGCCAAAATTGCGCAAAAGGGACAAGCCGTATCGCGACTTTCACGATACGGCTTTTTTCTTGCGGGTGAGGCGATGGATGATGGCGGCGAGCAGACTCATCGTCGCGGCCGCAAGCACGGTGGTCAGCAGGGAGTCCGGCCACGGCCCGATCTCAAAACCGTCGATCAGGTAAGCGGTCAAGGCAAATGTCACGGCATTGGTGACGAACCAAAACAACCCCAGCGTCAATACGTTCAGCGGCATCGTCAGCATCACCAGGATCGGCCGGATCACCGTATTGACCACACCGAGGATAAACGCGGCCAACACGGCCACGCCAAATCCGGACACTTTCACCTCTTCAAACAGATAGCTGATCGCCAGCAGCGCTGCTCCGTTCAGCAGCAGCCGCACCACCCATCGGAGCATCCTCTCCCCTCCTCTTGCCCAGTCGGCGCCACAGAAAAACCCCTTCGCCGAACAGTGTTGACAGCCAAATTTTATCATTTGCTGTTTTTCCCTGTCCAGCCAAAGGGGATGGAGAAAAGCCGGGGGAGTGCATTGCCCTTATGTG contains:
- a CDS encoding acyltransferase; the encoded protein is MRNTRRYQVKGANPLWQLYRTVSFWKVIKNFIVIQLSRYTPFLSWKNWMYRKLLGMEVGEQTAFALMVMVDIMFPELIKVGKNCVIGYNTTILAHEYLVDEYRLGEVRIGDGVLIGANSMILPGVTIGDGAIVAAGTVVHKDIPAGSFVGGNPMQVIRGPE
- a CDS encoding phage holin family protein, which gives rise to MLRWVVRLLLNGAALLAISYLFEEVKVSGFGVAVLAAFILGVVNTVIRPILVMLTMPLNVLTLGLFWFVTNAVTFALTAYLIDGFEIGPWPDSLLTTVLAAATMSLLAAIIHRLTRKKKAVS
- the hprK gene encoding HPr(Ser) kinase/phosphatase, whose amino-acid sequence is MRKTRVSNVVQQFQMKILSGGDGLGREITVTDLSRPGLQLAGYYSHYPAERIQLFGLTEMGFLRTLSREERLERMRFLMDEQTPCFCVTRNQEAVPEMLEISNERNVPVLQSPLATTSLVSKLTNFLENRLAPTTTLHGVLTDIYGVGVLIVGASGIGKSETALELVKRGHRLVADDAVEIRQTQEGQLIGSAPELIQHLLEIRGVGIINVMTMFGAGAVRNFKNIAMVVKLELWDQHKQYERLGLDEEKMKIIDTELPVLTIPVRPGRNLAVIIEVAAMNYRLKRMGYNAAVHFSKRLTDTIEDSEPDL
- a CDS encoding accessory gene regulator ArgB-like protein, encoding MSWTEKLADRLAAKLVTEDTPYTRGQIAHGLEIVLLQLLNLAFLLVVSYLLDAFGEALVVAVVYTLHRNFTGGVHFKSQSACFYIGNALLIGAALLVKYLPPLADAAAYGLVLSVFALSFALNRRYAPAKHTYVEYDESIIKRNRTIVGRLLVFGCLFSLVLVYFSYSKLAFSYTVAVLLQSILLHPFSYRLVGGIEQIFNKGVDP
- a CDS encoding sensor histidine kinase → MNSLLDFLLLNVPEAFVVLMVGLAVFNQSILSKWKQGLLFSFLYGSASFLLTQLGLSVDVKVFLLLVLMFLLVYWLIERTYWIALVICASSFSLFFLFEFFIILFFQTFSVSLNEIKENRLYLYSAVWSYYLLLLAVTVILRAIRFDIRKLMPQAKLNRYLTLLILTGSVEFFLILFTSTHYYLAEINLLPTFYLEHVPMLNWVILVLFIVIAFLFWVYLSLTIDRVEAETETPYLQNINELLTAIRSIKHDSVNHYTAILGFLKVGMYEMASDYVKQLLQETTDVVKVVDGVKSPAVSALLHAKMAVCMAERIQFTVHISSQTQFSFIRTYDLIKVLGNLLDNAIAATLEEPEENRYVTLNWEDTDKERYLSIENSGPTIPDDKLDEIFQLGYTTKQYGEGGVGLAVVKKVIHAYGGKISVYSNSGITRFHISFPI